In Thermodesulfovibrionales bacterium, the DNA window CCGGAGATATGATCTATGTCAATGCAAGGTCCCCGCATTCCTGGTAAGATATATGCAGATTCGAAAAGGTTTCATTCGTAACATTTGAGGAGGAATTCCGATGGAGCTGAGCGCCAAGACAAAGATCGACGACCTGCTGAGAGACTATCCGTTCCTGCTTGATTTCTTTATCAAGCGGTCGCCCAAGTTCAAGATGCTGGAGAGCACGGTCATGAGGAAGACCGTAGGGAAGGTGGCCCCTCTTTCTCACGTGGCGCACATCGGGGGCATCGAGCTCGGGACCCTGCTTTCTGAAATCGCATCGGAGATAAAGGCGAAGACAGGAGTGGAAGTCGCGATCTCGACCGAGGCGGGGCCGTCCGGACCGGTGGAGGACGCTGAAGCGCGTCAGGAGATCCTGAAGGGGATCATACGGGACCTCCATAAGGGCGTGGACATGGCTGTCCTGAAACAGCGGTTTTATGAGCTCATCAAGGACATCGATGCTACCGAGATAGCGAAGATGGAACAGAAGCTCATCGAAGAAGGGATGCCCGAAAGCGAGATAAAACGCCTCTGCGATGTCCATGTGGAGGTCTTCAAGGAAGCCTTGGGGGAGCGGGAGGTCCCTTCTGCTCCGCCCGGACATCCCATCCATACGTTCATGAAGGAG includes these proteins:
- a CDS encoding DUF438 domain-containing protein, with product MELSAKTKIDDLLRDYPFLLDFFIKRSPKFKMLESTVMRKTVGKVAPLSHVAHIGGIELGTLLSEIASEIKAKTGVEVAISTEAGPSGPVEDAEARQEILKGIIRDLHKGVDMAVLKQRFYELIKDIDATEIAKMEQKLIEEGMPESEIKRLCDVHVEVFKEALGEREVPSAPPGHPIHTFMKENRTAETIVQGLKAALERLCDTPEKEVFRQQKKELLDLIERLSSINLHYLRKENQLFPVLEVHGISGPSEVMWAIHDDIRQTLKYARAQTAELQVPLVYG